From a region of the Pukyongiella litopenaei genome:
- the bhcR gene encoding HTH-type transcriptional regulator BhcR: MEFQENRSGPTRKARGRPRGWEDKTAQNTIKSLDRAMEVFEYLSEAQGKPLTLLADEMRQSPATVYRILVTLEGRGLVEFDHEEQLWHIGPRAFVIGARFLRRTSLVDRARPIMRKLMEATGETANLGIEKEGAVLFLSQVETHASIRAFFPPGTLSPLHASGIGKALLAQMDDERLGRVLATVELARFTEHSIVDPNALKRNLEVIRETGYSVDNEERNEGMRCIAAPVFDVNREAIAGISVSGPTSRVSASEVERLSRPVIEAAHQLTLAIGGGLTRPRS; this comes from the coding sequence ATGGAATTTCAAGAAAATAGATCCGGACCGACCCGAAAAGCGCGCGGCAGGCCGCGCGGATGGGAAGACAAGACCGCCCAGAACACCATCAAATCGCTGGACCGGGCCATGGAGGTCTTCGAATATCTCAGCGAAGCGCAGGGCAAGCCGTTGACCTTGCTGGCGGATGAAATGCGCCAATCCCCGGCGACCGTGTATCGCATCCTCGTGACCTTGGAGGGCAGGGGGCTTGTCGAGTTCGATCACGAGGAGCAGCTCTGGCATATCGGGCCACGCGCCTTTGTCATCGGTGCCCGCTTTCTCAGGCGCACGAGCCTCGTTGACCGCGCGCGCCCGATCATGCGCAAGCTCATGGAAGCGACCGGCGAAACGGCAAATCTCGGCATCGAGAAGGAAGGCGCCGTGCTTTTCCTGAGCCAGGTGGAAACGCATGCGAGCATTCGCGCCTTCTTTCCGCCCGGCACCTTGTCGCCCCTGCACGCCTCGGGCATCGGCAAGGCATTGCTCGCGCAGATGGACGATGAGCGGCTGGGCCGGGTGCTGGCAACGGTGGAGCTTGCCCGGTTTACCGAACATTCGATTGTCGATCCGAACGCGTTGAAGCGGAACCTCGAAGTCATAAGAGAAACCGGCTATTCGGTTGACAACGAAGAGAGGAACGAAGGCATGCGCTGCATCGCGGCGCCTGTCTTTGACGTGAACAGAGAGGCCATTGCCGGCATTTCCGTATCCGGGCCAACGAGCAGGGTCAGCGCGTCCGAGGTCGAACGACTGAGCCGCCCCGTCATCGAGGCGGCCCATCAACTGACCCTGGCTATCGGGGGTGGCCTTACTCGGCCGCGGTCCTGA
- a CDS encoding bifunctional allantoicase/(S)-ureidoglycine aminohydrolase, whose translation MSTKYFAPRGGHPGQEQLLTDRAIFTDAYAVIPKGTMRDIVTSFLPFWEDTRLWVIARPLSGFAETFSQYIMEVQPGGGSDRAELDPEAEGVLFVVEGAATLTVDGKTYEMTPGGYAYLPPSSGWTLHNTGKEVLRFHWIRKAYEAVDGLDTPDVLVLNENDIEPAPMPGTNGKWATTRFVDPTDLRHDMHVTVVTFEPGGVIPFLETHVMEHGLYVLEGKAVYNLNNDWVEVEAGDYMWLRAFCPQACYAGGPGRFRYLLYKDVNRHMALRPGATHSQPQRLRTAAE comes from the coding sequence ATGAGCACCAAGTATTTCGCGCCGCGCGGGGGGCACCCCGGACAGGAACAACTCCTTACCGATCGCGCAATTTTCACGGATGCGTATGCCGTAATCCCGAAAGGCACAATGCGGGATATCGTGACGAGCTTTCTGCCGTTCTGGGAAGACACGCGGCTCTGGGTGATCGCACGCCCGTTGAGCGGCTTTGCCGAGACCTTTTCGCAGTACATCATGGAAGTGCAGCCCGGCGGCGGCTCCGACCGGGCGGAACTGGACCCCGAAGCCGAAGGCGTTCTCTTCGTCGTCGAGGGCGCCGCGACCCTGACGGTTGACGGCAAGACTTATGAAATGACCCCCGGCGGCTATGCCTACCTGCCGCCGTCCAGCGGCTGGACCCTGCACAACACGGGCAAGGAGGTTCTCCGTTTCCACTGGATCCGCAAGGCCTATGAAGCGGTGGACGGGCTGGACACGCCCGACGTTCTGGTGCTGAACGAAAACGATATCGAGCCGGCCCCGATGCCGGGAACGAATGGCAAATGGGCGACCACTCGGTTCGTCGATCCGACTGACCTGCGTCACGACATGCATGTAACCGTGGTCACATTCGAACCGGGCGGGGTCATTCCCTTCCTGGAAACTCATGTGATGGAACACGGGCTCTATGTGCTGGAAGGCAAGGCGGTCTACAATCTCAACAACGACTGGGTCGAGGTCGAGGCGGGCGATTACATGTGGTTGCGCGCGTTCTGTCCGCAGGCATGTTACGCGGGCGGTCCGGGCCGTTTCCGCTACCTGCTCTACAAGGATGTGAACCGGCATATGGCGCTGCGGCCGGGCGCGACCCATTCGCAGCCACAACGTCTCAGGACCGCGGCCGAGTAA
- a CDS encoding fumarylacetoacetate hydrolase family protein, which translates to MKLVTFENAAGTQGIGILDGDRIAVLDGDANPAFASMLALIEAGEAGLDAARKARAGAGMIDLATVSLRAPVPVPVQMRDCLTFEKHIRQCRSTMSKLDPNVPDLEPDEVPVAQVWYDQPVYYKGNRFSVSGMDDEIVWPRGETRLDYELELGMITSRGGVDIAQADALDHVFGFTIFNDFSARDHQMREMAGGLGPAKGKDWKTANAMGPCLVTRDEIGDGSGLQMVARVNGEEWSRGNSSTMHHSFARILEHVSRDEEIRAGEFFGSGTVGGGCGLELNRFLSPGDVVELAIEGIGILRNRIGARQR; encoded by the coding sequence ATGAAACTCGTGACCTTCGAAAACGCCGCCGGAACGCAGGGCATCGGCATCCTCGACGGCGACCGGATCGCCGTGCTGGACGGCGACGCGAACCCGGCCTTCGCCTCCATGCTCGCGCTGATCGAGGCGGGCGAGGCGGGGCTGGATGCCGCGCGCAAGGCGCGCGCCGGTGCCGGCATGATCGACCTGGCCACCGTTTCCCTCCGCGCGCCGGTGCCGGTGCCGGTGCAGATGCGGGATTGCCTGACCTTCGAGAAGCACATCCGCCAGTGCCGGTCCACCATGTCGAAGCTCGATCCGAACGTGCCGGACCTGGAACCGGACGAGGTGCCGGTCGCGCAGGTCTGGTACGATCAGCCGGTCTATTACAAAGGCAACCGATTCTCGGTCTCGGGCATGGATGACGAAATCGTCTGGCCGCGGGGTGAAACGCGGCTCGATTATGAACTCGAACTGGGCATGATCACGTCCAGGGGCGGCGTGGACATCGCTCAGGCGGATGCGCTGGACCATGTGTTCGGCTTCACCATCTTCAACGACTTCTCGGCCCGCGATCACCAGATGCGGGAAATGGCGGGCGGTCTCGGCCCCGCCAAGGGCAAGGACTGGAAAACCGCGAACGCCATGGGCCCCTGTCTTGTCACCAGGGATGAGATCGGCGACGGATCGGGCCTGCAGATGGTGGCCCGCGTCAACGGCGAGGAATGGAGCCGGGGCAATTCCTCGACCATGCACCATTCCTTCGCCCGCATCCTCGAACATGTCAGCCGCGACGAGGAAATCCGCGCCGGCGAATTCTTCGGATCGGGCACCGTCGGGGGCGGCTGCGGATTGGAGCTGAACCGGTTCCTTTCGCCCGGCGACGTAGTCGAACTGGCAATCGAGGGCATCGGCATTCTGCGCAACCGGATCGGGGCGCGACAGCGATAA